A stretch of the Lolium perenne isolate Kyuss_39 chromosome 3, Kyuss_2.0, whole genome shotgun sequence genome encodes the following:
- the LOC127325812 gene encoding putative AP2/ERF and B3 domain-containing protein Os01g0140700, producing the protein MASGKATNPKMDLAAMDDDDMDVEYSSPESGAEDAAEPSSWAPAPVPPRATGTSRFKGVVPQPNGRWGAQIYEKHSRVWLGTFPDEDAASRAYDVAALRFRGRDAVINHQRPPAPEEAGSSSTSELDPELAFLNDHSKAEIVDMLRKHTYADELRQGLRRGHGGRAQPTPAWAREHLFEKAVTPSDVGKLNRLVVPKQQAERHFPQTVTGGGSDKGVLLNFEDGEGKVWRFRYSYWNSSQSYVLTKGWSRFVREKGLGAGDTVVFSCSTYGPEKQFFIDYKKTTTTDAAIGNENETSHVAVKLFGVDIAGRGAEGSSSGG; encoded by the coding sequence ATGGCATCTGGCAAGGCGACAAATCCCAAGATGGACTTGGCAGCCATGGATGACGACGACATGGACGTGGAGTACTCGTCCCCGGAGTCGGGGGCCGAGGACGCGGCGGAGCCGTCGTCTTGGGCGCCGGCGCCGGTGCCGCCGCGGGCAACGGGAACGTCGCGGTTCAAGGGCGTGGTGCCGCAGCCCAATGGGCGCTGGGGCGCGCAGATCTACGAGAAGCACTCGCGCGTGTGGCTCGGGACGTTCCCCGACGAGGACGCCGCCTCGCGAGCCTACGACGTCGCCGCGCTCCGTTTCCGCGGccgcgacgccgtcatcaaccaccAGCGGCCTCCGGCGCCGGAGGAGGCTGGCTCGTCCTCCACGAGCGAGCTCGATCCCGAGCTCGCCTTCCTCAATGACCACTCCAAGGCCGAGATCGTGGACATGCTCCGCAAGCACACCTACGCCGACGAGCTGCGGCAGGGCCTGCGCCGCGGCCATGGCGGGCGCGCGCAGCCGACGCCGGCGTGGGCGCGGGAGCATCTGTTCGAGAAAGCTGTGACGCCCAGCGACGTCGGCAAGCTCAACCGGCTCGTAGTGCCGAAGCAGCAAGCGGAGAGGCACTTCCCTCAGACGGTGACTGGCGGCGGCAGCGACAAGGGCGTGCTGCTCAACTTCGAGGACGGCGAAGGCAAGGTGTGGAGGTTCCGGTACTCGTACTGGAACAGCAGCCAGAGCTACGTGCTCACCAAGGGCTGGAGCCGCTTCGTCCGGGAGAAGGGGCTCGGCGCCGGCGACACCGTTGTGTTCTCTTGCTCGACGTACGGACCAGAGAAGCAGTTCTTCATCGACTacaagaagacgacgacgaccgATGCAGCCATTGGCAATGAGAATGAGACCAGCCATGTCGCCGTCAAGCTCTTCGGCGTTGACATTGCCGGAAGAGGGGCCGAGGGATCATCATCAGGTGGGTGA